The Streptococcus mitis genome has a segment encoding these proteins:
- a CDS encoding glycosyltransferase family 2 protein: MEDLISVVIPVYNVENYLEECIQSVLNQTYTNLDIVLVNDGSTDTSREICDRFSELDSRIRVFHTENKGAALAKNFGVAQALGEYVLFVDSDDIAENRMVETLHKQVEETGADIVIGNYFIYDENDGQCKFYVLERDFCIEELSAQELINRQAGHWHLNASAFIMPVFKLFKKNLLLQVPFTNGRRFDDEATIHRLFIKSQKTIFVNDNLYIYRVRQGSIMTSQFDISWVQDILQVFSLKLADLILAGIDTSVMRTRFVNILNEYKYLCETYNLTDTDEYREILFRLDLYKK, from the coding sequence TTGGAAGATTTAATTAGTGTAGTTATACCTGTGTATAATGTAGAAAATTATCTGGAAGAATGCATTCAAAGTGTTTTGAATCAGACTTATACGAATCTAGATATAGTTCTGGTAAATGATGGTTCTACAGATACTTCGAGGGAAATATGTGATAGATTTTCTGAATTGGATAGCCGGATTCGTGTGTTTCATACTGAAAATAAAGGTGCAGCCTTAGCTAAAAACTTCGGTGTTGCTCAAGCGCTCGGGGAGTATGTTCTTTTTGTAGATTCAGACGATATTGCTGAAAATAGAATGGTCGAAACTTTGCATAAACAAGTGGAAGAGACTGGGGCGGATATTGTAATCGGCAATTATTTTATTTATGATGAGAATGATGGGCAGTGTAAATTCTATGTACTAGAAAGAGATTTTTGTATTGAAGAATTATCAGCTCAAGAATTAATAAATCGTCAAGCAGGTCATTGGCATCTAAACGCTTCGGCCTTTATTATGCCTGTTTTTAAGCTGTTTAAAAAAAACTTGCTCTTGCAAGTTCCATTCACTAATGGTCGGCGTTTTGACGATGAGGCAACTATTCATAGGTTGTTTATAAAAAGTCAGAAAACAATTTTTGTAAACGATAATCTTTATATCTATCGTGTTAGACAAGGCAGTATTATGACTTCGCAATTTGATATATCTTGGGTACAGGATATTTTGCAAGTATTTAGTTTAAAACTTGCGGATCTTATTCTTGCTGGTATTGATACTAGTGTTATGAGAACTCGTTTTGTGAATATTCTAAATGAATATAAATACTTATGTGAAACTTATAATCTCACAGATACTGACGAGTATAGAGAAATTTTGTTTAGACTAGATTTGTATAAGAAATAA
- a CDS encoding LPXTG cell wall anchor domain-containing protein encodes MVHSTSINSEPQTIPAKAGKQLPNTGESASVSSALLGAVAGLTGLGLVAKRRKNDNEE; translated from the coding sequence ATGGTACACTCAACCTCGATTAACTCAGAGCCTCAAACTATTCCAGCTAAGGCAGGTAAGCAGTTACCGAATACTGGTGAATCAGCTTCGGTTTCTTCAGCTCTTCTTGGAGCAGTAGCTGGTCTGACAGGATTAGGTTTAGTAGCGAAACGCCGTAAAAATGATAACGAAGAATAA